The sequence CGCGGATCCGTGCATATGTGAACCATGTCATTAGGGCTTCCAGTCCGGGGCGGTGAGGGAGGGTTGGGAGTAGGGGTGCAGGCGGGATTTGCGGATCTGGGAAATCAATTGTCCGCCCGGGAAAACGGCTTGTTCGACCGGGAAAACGGCTTGTCCGACCGGGGAAACGAATTGTCCGACCTGGGAAATCAATTATCCGACCGGGGGAATGGCTTATCCGTCCGGGGAAGTGAATTATCCGACCGGGGGAACGGCTTGTCCGGCCGGGGAAATGGCTTGTCCGACCGGGGAAATGGCTTATCCGACCGGGGAAACGGCGTGTCCGACCGGGGAAACGGCGTGTCCGACCGGGGGAACGGCGTTTCCGACCGGGGAGATCCGCCCGCTCATCGAAGAAAAACCCTTTCCCGGGCGCGAGCGCGCCCACCCGAGGGACCCGGAAGGGTCTTGCCAACACCAACCCGATACGACCCCTGATGGAGGGAAGTCCCGGACTCGCCGGCAAGTGCCGCTGCGGGCAGGCGTCGCATCAAACGCATACCAACCGAAAGATAAGAAAATGCAAAAGTTAACCATAAGCTTTTCGAAGCTGAATAACAACGACCTGTATGCCAAGGCCAGCCATATCATGGCCACCTTGGCGGGGATACCGGGGGATACCTATTTCCCGGAACCATTCCCCTCCCCCATCCCGGGGCTCGCGGATATCAACACGGCGGCGCAGGCGCTCAAGGCGGCGATGGACAAGATCACGTCCACCGCAGTGACGGCGGAGCGCAACGCGCTACGCGAGCCGCTCATCCTGCTGTTGCAGCAGCTCGCCCCGTATCTGGAGATCGTGGCGCAGGACAACCCCGAATGGCTGGAATACACCGGCTACGACCTGCGCAAGACGCCGGAACACACACACATGCCTCCGGGGATGCCGCAGGATGTGCGTGTGCGCTCCACCGGCATCACCGGGTTCATCCAGACGAAGTGCAAGCCGGAGCCGCTCGCGGACTTCTACGAGCTGGAGTCCTCGCCGGATCCCGCGACAGGGCCATGGACATACCGGGGTTCCTATCCGAACTCGCAGAACATGGAGACCGGCGGCTTCGCCCACGGCGAGGACGTCTTCGTCCACGTCCGCGCGGTGGGCACGAACGGCCCCGGCCCGTGGTCCGATCCCGCGCTGGTGCTTGTCTCGTAGCCGGGTGACTCCCCCCTGGAAACAAAAACATGGGTGTCTCCGCAAGATGCGGGGGCACCCTTTTTTGCCAAGGAGGGGCGCGCCCTATGGCCGCCCGGCAAGCCGAGTCTTCCCAAGGAGCGGCGGATGTCATCCGCCAGACAACCCAAGCACCCAACCAAAGTCTTCCTGAACACTGAGAACTGCCAAACTCCTCTCCTCCATTCTTATCCGGCGGCCATAGGGCGCGCCGCTCCTTGTCCCTTTTCCCAAGGAGGGGCGTGCCCTATGGCCGCCCGGCAACCCGAGTCTTCCCAAGGAGCGGCGGATGTCATCCGCCAGACAACCCAAGCACCCAACCAAAGTCTTCCTGAACACTGAAAACTGCCAACTGGCAAACTCCTCTCCTCCATTCTTATCCGGCGGCCATAGGGCGCGCCGCTCCTTGTCCCTTTTCCCAAGGAGGGGCGTGCCCTATGGCCGCCCGGCAAGCCGAGTCTTCCCAAGGAGCGGCGGATGTCATCCGCCAGACAACCCAAGCACCCAACCAAAGTCTTCCTGAACGCTGAAAACTGCCAACTGGCAAACTCCTCTCCTCCATTCTTATCCGGCGGCCATAGGGCGCGCCGCTCCTTGTCCCTTTTCCCAATCAGGCGCTGAGCAGGCGCCGGAACTTCGACATCCTGTCGGTGTTCTCGCAGACGATCTTGAAGATCACCAGGGCAGGCATGGCGATGAGCATCCCGGCGATGCCCCAGAACCCCGCCCATGCGAAGATCCAGACGAAGACGACGAGGGGATTGATGCGGAAGCGGCCACCGAGGACGGCGGGCGTCACCAGGTTTCCCTCAACGGCGGTGAGGGCGAAATAGACGATGGGCACCGCGATCACCGTCCCGGGATCCTGGAAGCTCACCGCTGCGGCAAGGAAAACCACGAGCGTCCCTCCCAAGGCGCCGACATAGGGGATGAAGTTCAGGATCATCGCCATCACACCCCACAGCAAAGGGCGCGGCATCCCCAGCGCCCACATCGCCGCGGCGATGCAGATGCCGAGGCAGGCGTTGATGATGGTGATGGTGAACATGTAGCGCGAGACCTCGCTGCCCATCCTGTCGAGGATGGCCTCAAGGTTCGCATCGCGGTAGAGTTGGCCGACGATGCGGTGGCCGTACGCGAGGATGAAAAAGACCATCAGCAGGAAGGCGGCGAAGCCCAGCCCGAAGTCGCGCGTCTCCGTGAGCAGGATGCCGACGGGATCCTCGTGGATCTCGACCATCACGGGTTTGTCGGCCTTGGATTCCTGGGCATCCGCAGCCTCCTCTGTCTTCCCGGTTCCGGATGGTTTCTCCTTTTCCCTGGAGACCTTCGGATCGGGGGCCGTCACATCCTCCACCACCTCATCGAATTTCTCCGCCGTTCCCTCCCCCGCTTTCCTGGGAGCCGCCTCCTCAGGCTGTTCCGGAGGAGCGGTTTCGTTCGCCGCCTTCTCCACCCTGCTCGCCATTTCCTTGATCCCATCCTGCGCCTCTTTCATCGGCCGGAAGACCTCCCTCACCCGACCCAGCACCTCTTCCTCATCCACATTGCGCAGCCACTCGGCGCCCGGGAGGATCGCATTGTAGGCACCGAGGGAAAGGATCGCCATCAACCCCACCACAGTCAGGCCGGAGCACAGCAGGCGCGGCAGGCGGAGCTTCCGGAAGATTAGGTAAACCGGATTCAGGATCAGGGAGACGAGAACCGCGAGAACGAGCGGCAGCAGCACCGGCTTCATCTCGTGGAGCACGTAGCAGAGCACGATCACAAACAGCCCGACCTGTGAGAATCCGACCGCGCTCATCCCGGTCGGCGTTGTCGGCCAATGGAAGCGCTTCGGCTGCGGCCGGGTCTCGGATTCTTCTGGGTTCATCGGGGCGAGCTTCGCGAGAATCCGCAGACAATGCCAGCGGAGTTTGGAATGTTCTTTCGATCGCCGACATGCCAAGGAGGGGCGTGCCCTATGGCCGCCCGGCAACCCTAGTCTTCCCAAGGAGGGGCGTGCCCTATGGCCGCCCGGCAACCCGAGCCATATCCTCCATTCTTATCCGGCGGCCATAGGGCACGCCGCTCCTTGTTGTCACCCGAGCATTCGTTTCACGAATGAGGCTTCATATAGCGCGAAAGCATCCTCTTGCAGCCCGGCCTTTCCGGGATTCCGGCGGATGTAGTTCGCCACGCGGAAGAAGTGCTCCCAGTCGCGGATGATGCGGTCAAAGTAATCCTTCTGCCAGAGAGACCCGCTTCCCTCCCCGATCTCCCGGTTGATCAGCCGGGCGCTGTAGCTTTTCCAGTCACGGACTGTGTCCTCCATCTTCCGCGTCTCCGCTGGGGTGACGAGAAGATGGACATGGTTCGGCATGACGACGGATGAGTGGATGGTGTATCTGGATCCATCGAACTTTGCGAAGCTGCCGGAAACGATCGCGCGGACAGGAGGGCGGCGCAGGACGCAGGAGCCGTGGCCTTTGTCCATAATGCGGTCGATCTCCGTGGAGAAGATGCGATGGTATTCGGCTTCGAGGGCTTCGTCCCAAGGCTCGGGATTTTTCGCGAGCCACTCCGCCCTCTCCCGCTTCCACTTCGCCATGAGTTCCTGTGGAATCGAATCGGCAAGGCGCCAGGTGATGAAACAGGTGGCTGCGGCCTGCTGCCAATGCGGGAGACGGTTCCGCGTTGTGGAGGTATCCGCGAGATCGTCAAGAAAACGCATGGGAGGAATGGTTGTGACGGCGCTGCAAAACTCAAGGATGGAATACAAGGAGACCCAAGGAGGGGCGTGCCCCATGGCCGCCCGGCAACCGAAGCAATTTCCCCGGTGCTTATCCGGCGGCCATAGGGCGCGCCGCTCCTTGTTGTGACCCAAGCCATATCCTCCATTCTTATCCGGCGGCCATAGGGCGCGCCGCTCCTTGCTCGCAATCCAAGCCCCGCACTAGCCACACCACACGCTTTTCAAATACCCCTCCTCCGGGAAATCCTCCGGCATCGCCACCGACTCCATCCCAGGCATTGCAATCATCCGCATGAAGTCGTTCTCCGAAATCCCCCGGAAATTCGTGCAGCAGAGCATCCATCCGCCCCTCGCCAGCACCTTCCCCGCAAGCGCGGCCAGCTCCCCGAAATCCTTCTCCACACGAAAAACCTTGCCCTTCTCGTCGCGGGAAAACGTCGGCGGATCGATCACGATCCCATCGAATTTCCGCCCCTGCTTCGCGAAGCGTTTCAACCAATGGAACGCATCGCCCTTGCAGAAATGATGCCGCGTATGATCCAGCCCATTGTGGCGGAAGTTCCGCTTCGCCCATTCCAGATAAGGCGCGGAGAGATCCAGCGTGGTCGTTTCCGCCCCGCCCATCGCCCCTGCCACCGAGAAGCCGCCGGTGTAGGAAAACAGGTTGAGCAGCTTCCCGCCTCCCGCCATCCGCCGCATCACCTCCGCCCGGTTCAGCCGCTGATCCAGGAAAATTCCCTGCGAGTATCCGCTTTGGAACGAGACCTCGAAGTCCAGCCCGTTCTCCTTGATCAGGAACGACCCGTTCACCGCCTCGCCATAGAGATGCATCGGAGATTCCTTCTGGTGCTGATCCAGCCGCTTCCAATAGACGCTCCGCCCGCTAGCCTTCAGCCAATCTTTGACATCCGCCCGGATCTCGCTGCCCGGCGTCATCGCCATCCACTTCCCAGCATATGCCTCCAGCGCAAATCCCGGCAGCCCGTCCCCCGCGCCGTCCACCAACCGCAGCGCATTGGTCGCCCCGCCGCAAAGGATTCCCTCACGCCCCGCCATCGCCTTGTCCAATACTTGCCCGTTCACCGCCCGATCAAACGCCGCCAGTCCGATCATGCCAAGCTGACATTGGCCCAGGCGAGATCCACAATCCGGCGAGTCGGCGTACCAGGGCCCCATCTCCGACCAATGCATCCCCCGCGCCGACCAGTTGCCGATCGTCTGGTTGCGGGGCAAATGATCCGCCAGGACGAACCCGCCCTGGGTGTCTGCCAGCGATTCCTCGGCAAGGGATAGCAATGCCGAAACGGAAGATGCCGGGGGCTTCATCCGGCTAACAGAAAATTGCATGGGGATGCGACAAATGCCGTTCCCGCCCCCTGGCAGACAAAAGCCTCGGAAAAACGGGAACGCATGAAATCACCCGGAAAAACCGCGCCACTGCCATGGCGCCAGGAAAATCCAGATCGCCGAGCACCTCGCCCAGTGACGGCACCCGCCGATTCATCCTTTCCAGAGCGCAGGGAATCCGTTGGAATCCATGCAGCCATGGCCTACCTAGACGAAAATTTCCTGCTCTATTCCGACACATCCCGCCGCCTTTTCCACGAGGTCGCCTCCCGGCAGCCCATCATCGACTACCACAACCACCTCTCGCCCAAGGAAATCGCCGAGGACAAGCGCTGGGACAACATCGCCGACATGTGGCTAGGGCACGACCATTACAAGTGGAGGCTGCTGCGCGCCAACGGCATCGACGAGGAGCGCATCACCGGCAATGCCGATCCACGCGATAAATTCCAGGCCTTTGCGGAGACCGTACCCTACACCCTCCGCAACCCCATGCACCACTGGGTGCACATGGAACTCCAGCGCTACTTCGGCATCGACACCCTGCTCACACCCGACACCGCCGACGAAATCTGGGACAAGGCCAACGCACGCCTCGCCGAGCCAGGCTTCTCCGCCCGTGCCCTGCTGGAAAAATTCGACGTCCGCGTGGTCGGCACCACGGACGATCCCGCCGATCCCATCGACGACCACCTTGCCATCGCCGCAGCGGGCATACCCACCAAGGTCGTGCCCACCTTCCGCCCGGACAAGGCCTTCCAGGTGGACAGGCCGGATCTGCTCAACCCCTGGCTTGCGAAGCTCGAGTCAGCCTCAGATATCTCCATCATCCATCTCTCCGATCTCCTCGCGGCCCTCCAGAAACGCCACGACGATTTCCACGCCGCCGGCGGCCGCCTTTCCGACCACGGCCTCGACCGCTGCCCCGCCCTCCCCTGCTCGGATGCGGAGGCCTCCACGATCTTCGACAAGGCCCGCTCCGGGAACGCCGTCTCCGCGGAGGAACAGGAAAAGTTCTCTTTCTACCTCCTCATCTTCACCGGTCAGCTCGATGCGGCACGCGGCTGGACGAAGCAGCTCCACCTCACCCCCGTCCGCAACACGAACTCGCTGATGTATGAAAGGATAGGCGCAGACGCAGGCTTCGACACGATGGGCGACACCCTCCAGGGCAAGTCCCTCTACACCTTCCTCGACTCCCTCGCCTCCCGGGAGTCGCTGCCGAAAATGGTCCTCTACAACATGAACCCGCGCGACAACTACCTCTTCGCCGCGATGACCGGCGCGTTCCAGGACGGCACCGTCCCCGGCAAGATCCAGTTCGGCTCCGGATGGTGGTTCCTCGACCAGAAAGAAGGCATGGAAATGCAGCTCAACGCCCTATCCAACTGCGGCCTGCTGTCCCGCTTCGTCGGCATGCTCACCGATTCCCGCTCCTTCCTCTCCTTCCCGCGCCACGAGTACTTCCGCCGCATCCTCTGCAACCTCATCGGCACCGAGGCGGAAAAGGGCGAACTCCCCGACGACTTCGAAACCCTCTCGAAACTCATCGCCGACATCTGCTTCCACAACGCGAACAGGCACTTTGGGTTCAACGTGTGACCTCCCCCGGCTTTCCGGGAGCCCTGCCAAGCCTCGGATGATAGGCAAGGGGGCGGATGCGGGAAGAAAAAGGGATGGGAGCGGCGGCGATCCGGATTTCGCCTCGCCTGCGGCCTGAGGCCACCGTATCATCAGTGCATGAGAAATCTCCTCCTCGCCGCACTCGCCATTCCCCTTGCCCACGCCCAGCCGGTCTTCATCGGCACCGGTGCGGACGGCATTTACCTCGCCGATTTCGATGCGGAAAAGGGAAGCCTCAGCGAGCCGAAGCTTGCCGTCGCATATGAGCGCCCCGGCTTTCTCGCCCTCCATCCGGAGCTGCCCGTCCTCCTCGCAATAGGCGGAAAAAACAAGGTCGCCTCCTTCGCCATCGGCGATGATTACGCCCTTACCTTACTCGGCGATGCGGATTCCGGCGGCAAAGGCCCCTGCCACCTCGCCGTCGATGCCTCCGGCCGCACCGTGGCCGTCGCAAACTATGGCGGCGGCTCCGTCGCCACCATCCGTCTCGATGCGGACGGCAAGCCCGGGGCAACGGTTTCCTTGTTCAAGATCGAGGGTTCCGGCCCGAACAAGCAGCGCCAGAACGAGGCGCACGCCCACGGCGTCTATTTCGACAACGCCAACCGCTTCCTCTTCGTCCCGGATCTGGGCATCGACAAGACTCTGATCTACGCCTTCGACCCCGCCACATCCGAGTTGAGGAAAAACGAACCCGACGGCCTGAAATCCGCCCCCGGGGCCGGCCCGCGCCATATGGCTTTTTCGCCGGACGAGAAGCACGCATACGTCGTCAACGAACTCGACAACACCGTCACCGCAGCTTCCTTCGACGCCTCCACCGGAGCCCTCACCACAATCGCTTCCGTCCCCACCCTGCCGGAGGATTTCAAGGGGCAGAGCACCACCGCCGAGATCGAGGTGCATCCCACCGGGAAATTCGTCTATGCCTCGAACCGCGGCCACGACTCCATCGCCGTTTTCCAACGCGACCCGCAATCCGGACAGCTCACCTTCCTCCAGCACGCCCCCTGCGGAGGAGCCATCCCCCGCCATTTCAAGATCCACCCATCAGGCAAATGGCTGCTCTGCGGCCACCAGAAGGACAACACCATTTCCGTCCTCCCGCTCAACCCCGAAACGGGTCTCCTCGGCGACCCGCAATCCACCGTGAAGGCACCCGCCCCGATCTGCCTGCTTTTCCCCTGACCCACCGCGGGGAAGGCTGGCTTTTTTTATTCCCATTTACGGAAAAAATGTCATAAACGGTCGTTATGTCATCACCAACAGTCATCAGCGAATTCAAGGACTTCATCCTCAAGGGCAACGCAATCAGCCTGGCGGTCGGGGTCATCATCGGTGCCGCCTTCGGGAAAATCGTCGAGGCGATCACCAAAGGGATCATCGAGCCCATGATCAACCTGGCGGGCGGAAATCCCGAGGTTTCACTCAAGCTCTGGGTCTTTGACCTCGGCATGGTGATCAATGCAATCCTCGCCCTTCTCATCACCGGTGCGGTACTCTTCTTCGTCTTCGTCCGGCCCATGAACCGGCTCCTCAAAAAGGAAGAAGCAGCGCCTGCCGCACCACCGGAGCCATCCGCCGAGGAAAAACTCCTCACCGAGATCCGCGACCTGCTCGCAAAGAACTGAAACCGGACCAAACAAACCAACCGCATTCGGGCGGCGGGAGCTTGGCTTCCCCCGCCCGTTTCCTTTCCATTGACCTCCGCTCCGCCACAAATATCCTCTCCCCCGACCACATGAAACTCCTCAGCGTCCTCCGCCGCAAAGCCCGCGCCTCCTTCAAGGAACTCGCCGACATGATCGACTCCACGGAAGACGAGGTCGCCGGAAAAATCGCCGCCTGGGAGAAAGACCGCACCATCCTCGGATACCACGCCGTCACCAACCCGGAGATCGTCGGCGACACCTCCGTCTCCGCCTTCATCGAGGTTCGCCTCACCCCAGAGCGCGGCGGCGGCTTCGACCGCCTCGCCATGCGCATAGCCCGCTTCGACCAGGTCGTCTCCTGTTACCTTGCCAGCGGCGGATACGACCTAATGGTCGTCGTCGAGGGGCCGGATCTCCGGGAGGTCGCCCGTTTCGTCTCGGAGAAACTTTCCTCGCTCGATGGCGTGCTGTCGACCGCCACCCACTTCCGCCTCAAGACCTACAAGGAAAACGGATTCCTCTTCGAGAGCGAGCCGGAGACAGAGCGCCTTGTGGTTTCCCCATGAGGGCCCCGGACAGGCTGCCCATGGTTTCCGCTCACCGCCAGCCGCTCCAAACTTTTCCGATCCGCTGATAAGCCGTCCCCGCAGCCGAAGTATCCTTAGGGTATGACCAACCCCATGAAGCGCGCCTTTTTCTGGCTGTCCGGTGCGGGAACCGAAACCCTCGAGCGCTGTCCCAACTGGGAACAGCGGAAATACGTCGCCTTCGGAGCCACCGTCCTCGTCCCCTGCGCTTTCGCGTTCATCGCCTGCGCCTATGCGCTTTCCACGATCACCGACAAGCCCGGCGTCATCTATCCCGTCGCCGCGGTCTGGTCATTCATCATTCTCACCATAGACCGCGCCCTCCTCGCCGGATACAGGCCCTACCTGTCGGTGTCCCGGAAAATGGCCCAGTTCTCGCTGCGCCTCGTGGTCGCCATACTGATGGGAATCACCATCGCCCACCCCCTCGTCCTGCTGCTCTTCCGCGATACCGTCTCCTCGGTGATCGAGACCGACCGCGCCGCTGACATCGAGATCGTCCGCGGGGACTTCGCGGCGGAGAAGGACAAGGTCAGGAGCCGCATCGGATCGCTCGAAACGGCCTTGGCAGACCAGCGCACCCGCTGGAACGAGTCCTTCCAGGCGAAGTTCATCCTCCAGGAAAACGACTACGCCTCCTCCGCCATACCCGGCCTGACCGCCGAACAGCAGACCGAGCTGAAAGCCGCCACCGATGAGGCCACCGCCCCGTTCCGCGCCCGCCTCGATGTCGTCCAGAAGCAATCCGACGAACTGACCCCGCAATACGCCACCCTCCAGACCGAGCTTTCCTTCTGGCAGGCGGAGTTCGAGCGCGAGCTCAACGGCCAGCGTTCCGGCCTCGCCGGCGAGGGGCCGCGCGCCCGCTCGATCCGCTCCGACCAGCTTGAGCCGCGCCGCGAGGAAACGAAACGGCTCGGGGCATTGCTTGAACACCTGACCGCCGAGAAAGCCACACTCCAAACCCTCGCCCGCGAGGCAGAGGCGGGAGCCATCGCCCTTTTCGAAGCGAAGCTCGCGGAGATCGAACTCGCCAACAAAGCCGAGGCCGAGCGTGTCGCAGGTCTGCGCCAAAAGGTCGAGAGCGACCAGGCCGAGCAATTCGTCACCCAGCAGAACGCGCTGCGGGAAACCATCAAGCAGCAGATCGACACCCACCTCGTCGAGCTCCAGCGCACCCAGGACGAGCTGGCTGCGGTTGGCACCGAGGAATCGGATCGCCTCGCCGCAATCCGGGCGGAGCCCCGCCGCGACATCCTCACCCAGACTCTCGCGCTGCATCGCCTTTTCAAAGCCGGCAACGAAGGAGGCCAGTTCGCCTTCTACACCTACATCATCCTCACCCTGCTCTTCATGCTGGTGGACACGATCCCGCTCATCGTGAAATTCTTCACCAAGCCCGGCCCCTACGACACGCTGGTGGATCGCGACGAGATGACCTTCGACTCCGAGCATAAGGCCTTCCGCCAGACCCGCGGCCGCTACATGGATCAGCTCACCTCGGGGAACCTCATCGCCGTCACCCGCAACGCGAATCTGGAGCACGCCCTCGTCGATGGCGTGGAGCACACCCGCGCCGCCCG comes from Akkermansiaceae bacterium and encodes:
- a CDS encoding Lrp/AsnC family transcriptional regulator, producing MKLLSVLRRKARASFKELADMIDSTEDEVAGKIAAWEKDRTILGYHAVTNPEIVGDTSVSAFIEVRLTPERGGGFDRLAMRIARFDQVVSCYLASGGYDLMVVVEGPDLREVARFVSEKLSSLDGVLSTATHFRLKTYKENGFLFESEPETERLVVSP
- a CDS encoding transposase; translation: MRFLDDLADTSTTRNRLPHWQQAAATCFITWRLADSIPQELMAKWKRERAEWLAKNPEPWDEALEAEYHRIFSTEIDRIMDKGHGSCVLRRPPVRAIVSGSFAKFDGSRYTIHSSVVMPNHVHLLVTPAETRKMEDTVRDWKSYSARLINREIGEGSGSLWQKDYFDRIIRDWEHFFRVANYIRRNPGKAGLQEDAFALYEASFVKRMLG
- a CDS encoding lactonase family protein, producing the protein MRNLLLAALAIPLAHAQPVFIGTGADGIYLADFDAEKGSLSEPKLAVAYERPGFLALHPELPVLLAIGGKNKVASFAIGDDYALTLLGDADSGGKGPCHLAVDASGRTVAVANYGGGSVATIRLDADGKPGATVSLFKIEGSGPNKQRQNEAHAHGVYFDNANRFLFVPDLGIDKTLIYAFDPATSELRKNEPDGLKSAPGAGPRHMAFSPDEKHAYVVNELDNTVTAASFDASTGALTTIASVPTLPEDFKGQSTTAEIEVHPTGKFVYASNRGHDSIAVFQRDPQSGQLTFLQHAPCGGAIPRHFKIHPSGKWLLCGHQKDNTISVLPLNPETGLLGDPQSTVKAPAPICLLFP
- a CDS encoding DUF4407 domain-containing protein, which translates into the protein MKRAFFWLSGAGTETLERCPNWEQRKYVAFGATVLVPCAFAFIACAYALSTITDKPGVIYPVAAVWSFIILTIDRALLAGYRPYLSVSRKMAQFSLRLVVAILMGITIAHPLVLLLFRDTVSSVIETDRAADIEIVRGDFAAEKDKVRSRIGSLETALADQRTRWNESFQAKFILQENDYASSAIPGLTAEQQTELKAATDEATAPFRARLDVVQKQSDELTPQYATLQTELSFWQAEFERELNGQRSGLAGEGPRARSIRSDQLEPRREETKRLGALLEHLTAEKATLQTLAREAEAGAIALFEAKLAEIELANKAEAERVAGLRQKVESDQAEQFVTQQNALRETIKQQIDTHLVELQRTQDELAAVGTEESDRLAAIRAEPRRDILTQTLALHRLFKAGNEGGQFAFYTYIILTLLFMLVDTIPLIVKFFTKPGPYDTLVDRDEMTFDSEHKAFRQTRGRYMDQLTSGNLIAVTRNANLEHALVDGVEHTRAAREFLDSLIEMERSFAEKMRAEEERIAHHDTDKRAAIDAIKKRFYDDLHHRMELFFTTRHATAPGA
- the uxaC gene encoding glucuronate isomerase → MAYLDENFLLYSDTSRRLFHEVASRQPIIDYHNHLSPKEIAEDKRWDNIADMWLGHDHYKWRLLRANGIDEERITGNADPRDKFQAFAETVPYTLRNPMHHWVHMELQRYFGIDTLLTPDTADEIWDKANARLAEPGFSARALLEKFDVRVVGTTDDPADPIDDHLAIAAAGIPTKVVPTFRPDKAFQVDRPDLLNPWLAKLESASDISIIHLSDLLAALQKRHDDFHAAGGRLSDHGLDRCPALPCSDAEASTIFDKARSGNAVSAEEQEKFSFYLLIFTGQLDAARGWTKQLHLTPVRNTNSLMYERIGADAGFDTMGDTLQGKSLYTFLDSLASRESLPKMVLYNMNPRDNYLFAAMTGAFQDGTVPGKIQFGSGWWFLDQKEGMEMQLNALSNCGLLSRFVGMLTDSRSFLSFPRHEYFRRILCNLIGTEAEKGELPDDFETLSKLIADICFHNANRHFGFNV
- a CDS encoding AI-2E family transporter — translated: MNPEESETRPQPKRFHWPTTPTGMSAVGFSQVGLFVIVLCYVLHEMKPVLLPLVLAVLVSLILNPVYLIFRKLRLPRLLCSGLTVVGLMAILSLGAYNAILPGAEWLRNVDEEEVLGRVREVFRPMKEAQDGIKEMASRVEKAANETAPPEQPEEAAPRKAGEGTAEKFDEVVEDVTAPDPKVSREKEKPSGTGKTEEAADAQESKADKPVMVEIHEDPVGILLTETRDFGLGFAAFLLMVFFILAYGHRIVGQLYRDANLEAILDRMGSEVSRYMFTITIINACLGICIAAAMWALGMPRPLLWGVMAMILNFIPYVGALGGTLVVFLAAAVSFQDPGTVIAVPIVYFALTAVEGNLVTPAVLGGRFRINPLVVFVWIFAWAGFWGIAGMLIAMPALVIFKIVCENTDRMSKFRRLLSA
- a CDS encoding class I SAM-dependent rRNA methyltransferase, whose product is MIGLAAFDRAVNGQVLDKAMAGREGILCGGATNALRLVDGAGDGLPGFALEAYAGKWMAMTPGSEIRADVKDWLKASGRSVYWKRLDQHQKESPMHLYGEAVNGSFLIKENGLDFEVSFQSGYSQGIFLDQRLNRAEVMRRMAGGGKLLNLFSYTGGFSVAGAMGGAETTTLDLSAPYLEWAKRNFRHNGLDHTRHHFCKGDAFHWLKRFAKQGRKFDGIVIDPPTFSRDEKGKVFRVEKDFGELAALAGKVLARGGWMLCCTNFRGISENDFMRMIAMPGMESVAMPEDFPEEGYLKSVWCG
- the mscL gene encoding large conductance mechanosensitive channel protein MscL, with translation MSSPTVISEFKDFILKGNAISLAVGVIIGAAFGKIVEAITKGIIEPMINLAGGNPEVSLKLWVFDLGMVINAILALLITGAVLFFVFVRPMNRLLKKEEAAPAAPPEPSAEEKLLTEIRDLLAKN